A section of the Salmo salar chromosome ssa05, Ssal_v3.1, whole genome shotgun sequence genome encodes:
- the LOC106574626 gene encoding pyruvate kinase PKM isoform X2, with translation MPLPDSFIQKQQLDASMADTFLEHLCLLDIDQEPITARNTSIICTIGPASRSIPKLQEMVKAGMNIARLNFSHGSHEYHGETIKNIREAVETITTDPLYYRPVAIALDTKGPEIRTGLVRGTAEQEVELERGASVRVVTGEGDRDRTDGNVIWVDYPSLPQVLEKGGRIYIDDGLIGLKVLETGPDWVEALVESGGVLGSRKGVNLPGCDLVDMPAVSERDEGDLRFGVAQGVDMVFASFIRCGQDVREVRRALGPFGKDIKVVSKVESRQGVHNFLEILAESDGVMVARGDLGIEIPAEKVFIAQKMMIGRCNSAGKPVICATQMLESMVAHPRPTRAEGSDVANAVLDGADCVMLSGETAKGLFPVESVTMMHSICREAEAAIFQQQLFEELRRLTPLSNDPTEVTAIGAVESSFKCCAGAVIVLTTTGRSAQLLSRYRPRCPIVAVTRSPQVARQAQLLRGVFPVLFHPLPAPVWADDVDNRVNFGMNIGKARGFFKTGDMVIVVTGWIPGSGHTNIMRAVHVP, from the exons ggcctGCGTCTCGCTCCATCCCCAAACTGCAGGAGATGGTGAAGGCAGGAATGAACATTGCTCGACTCAACTTCTCTCATGGCTCTCACGAG TACCATGGTGAGACCATCAAGAACATCCGGGAGGCGGTCGAGACCATAACCACTGACCCTTTATATTACAGGCCGGTAGCCATCGCCTTGGATACCAAAGGCCCTGAAATACGCACAGGCCTGGTCCGAGGG actgcagAGCAGGAGGTGGAGCTGGAGCGTGGGGCCAGTGTGCGTGTGGTGAcaggggagggggacagggacaggacggATGGCAACGTCATCTGGGTGGACTACCCCAGTCTGCCTCAGGTCCTGGAGAAAGGAGGAAGGATCTACATCGACGACGGACTCATCGGACTAAAAGTCCTGGAGACAG gtccagACTGGGTGGAGGCACTGGTAGAGAGTGGCGGTGTTCTGGGCAGCCGTAAGGGGGTCAACCTGCCGGGGTGTGACCTGGTGGACATGCCCGCTGTGAGTGAGCGTGATGAGGGGGACCTGAGGTTCGGCGTGGCCCAGGGGGTGGACATGGTGTTCGCCAGCTTCATCCGCTGTGGCCAAGATGTCAGGGAGGTCCGACGGGCCCTGGGGCCCTTCGGAAAGGACATCAAGGTGGTCAGCAAGGTGGAGAGTCGCCAGGGAGTacataa tttcttgGAGATCCTGGCGGAGAGTGATGGGGTGATGGTTGCCAGGGGCGACCTGGGCATAGAGATCCCTGCAGAGAAAGTCTTCATCGCTCAGAAGATGATGATCGGACGTTGCAACTCCGCTGGCAAGCCTGTTATCTGTGCTACACAg atgTTGGAGAGCATGGTAGCCCACCCCAGGCCTACGCGTGCGGAGGGCAGTGACGTAGCTAACGCAGTGTTGGATGGAGCCGACTGTGTGATGCTCTCTGGGGAGACGGCTAAAGGACTGTTCCCTGTCGAGTCTGTGACCATGATGCACTCG atcTGCAGGGAGGCGGAGGCGGCCATCTTCCAACAGCAGTTGTTTGAAGAGCTTCGTCGTCTGACCCCTCTGTCCAATGACCCTACTGAGGTCACTGCTATAGGGGCTGTAGAATCCTCCTTCAAATGCTGTGCTGGAGCTGTCATAGTACTCACTACTACTGGCAG gtcaGCCCAGCTCCTGTCCCGGTATCGCCCACGCTGTCCCATCGTCGCGGTAACACGAAGTCCTCAG gtGGCCCGTCAGGCCCAGCTGCTGAGGGGTGTGTTCCCAGTGCTGTTCCACCCCCTTCCTGCCCCCGTCTGGGCCGACGATGTAGACAACAGAGTCAACTTCGGCATGAacatag GAAAGGCCAGGGGCTTCTTCAAGACAGGTGACATGGTGATCGTGGTGACCGGCTGGATCCCTGGTTCTGGTCACACTAACATCATGAGGGCAGTCCACGTGCCCTAA